The segment TTAAAGCTGTTACTACCTATCTCTATTCTGCCATCTCTAACCATTATTGTCATAAGATCATCTGTTACACGACCAGTTGTGAAGGATACATTGCCAAACCTACCCGCCAAGCCTCCGTTTAAATACACTCCATTTGGATTACTAAAAATTAAATCCATTCTCCCTGTTGAGGCTGCTTCTATGAATCCATTGATTACTGACGGATCATTATGTACCCTTATTAATACCGCTCTTGCTGGATTTCCTGTATAGTTTTCATTTGGAGCTATTATTCCTCCAAGTTCACTTCTATATGCCTGTCCCTCTTTGGGTGATATATTATTTAATATCAGATTTTTCTCATCCACACTCAACCTGTCAAAGTCATTCACTGATATTGATGAACTGTTTGGATTTGCCAACTCTATCATTGGCGTCCCATTTGGTGCTGTTATTACCCTTACTGTTGATCCATTTCTTGCTTTTATCAGTGTGCTGTCAGAAAAACTTATCATATTCATAAACATTCCTAACAACAAACCTATAGCCGTACTTTTCCTGCTAAAATTATTCCTCTTACCTTTCTTCATAAACTTCCTCACCTTTTCCTTTTATTTTTGGAACAAAAGTGATATTTTAAAAATACTAATATATTTATGGTTTTAATCACATATTGCAATTTAAAAACATTACCTTTGTTTTTCCTTTGACAAATTATATACCAACATTAGTTTATTGTCAATAGAATTTAAAATTATCCATTTTTTTAATTTAATAATATAATTTAAATGTATATTTTATAAGAGAAAACTTATATTATTAATTCTAAAACTAAATTACAAAAAAAGAATCCAAATTAATTGGATTCTTCGTCTTTCAATTTCTCTCACATATTTTCTATCTTCTTTGGCATCTTAATTCCCATTATAGATAGATTATTTCCCGGTATTGATTCCCATTCGTCCCTATCATAATAGCAACATTATAGTACAAAAACTTAACCCTGCTTCATTTAAATAGGTTACCTTGTTCAATAATACAGATAGCATTAATTCTGCTTATTGTTTTGTAGAATTAAAAAAATATTTATTTAGGAAATATCTGTTTCCAGTCATTTTTCATACTTACTACATTCCAGTTATATTTTTTCGCCCATTCAAGTGATATATTATCAGATTCACTGTATAAAAACTCTCTTTTTTCATCATCATGATCTATAAGAAGCTGAAATGACGGATATTTAGAAGCCTGACTATATCTCAGCATGTAGATATCCCCGCCTGAACGTACATTTCCCACAGCGAAAACCGCCGGTCTTCCTAATCTTTGATAAATATTTACCGCTTTTGCCCTTCCGTTATTGTCTGTATATAATTTTGACCTTCTTATCATAACATTTGTATTTTCATTATATTCAAAAACAAGTTCACTTCCTATTACCTGTTCTTTGGAAATTCCGTAATATTTTTCGGAAATTACCCTCATAAAATCAGATTCCCCGCCTGAACATATGTATACCTTAAAGCCCTTTTTTCTCAAGTAATTCATTAATTCCAGCTGAGGCTGGTAGACTGTTTTTTCCAAAGGCACATTCAGCCCGGGATATTTTGTCTCACGAAAAAAAGCTTCTGCTGTTTTTTGGAATTCTTCATTAGTCATTCCTTCATGTACAATTCCTACAATCTCATCAAATACCCTTCTGTCTTTTATTACAAACTTACCATTGCTGTAAAAGTCATTCATCCTGTTAAACGGGGATTTATTCTTTAATGAAGGATCTTTTTCTATCATTTTTTTCGCGTAATATATAATAAATAATTCTTCTATCACAGGCTGTTCCGCCCAAAGCGTACCGTCATTATCAAATACGGCAAATCTTTCGCTTTCGGGTATAAATCCGGGATTCTTCGGATCAGTCACCATATCTGTATAACTGACTATTTTTTCCCTTATCCCGCTGTCCCAGCTCGGAAGCTGGTCTTCTGCCAACACTGATTTTTTAGTGTCTGAAACAGATAAAAAAAATATCTGTAAAAACAATATAATAATTAAAGTTTTTTTCATGCTTCTCCTCGTGTTTTCCCCTGCTTTAGTATATACTCTTCTTTTCTTACCCGAAAGGCAGTCCAGTCACTGTCTATAGATACCATACGAACCCCTTTGTATCCGAGATCCAACAGCGGCTCCCATCCTTCATCGCAGGAAATATTAGATTTATTACCGTATTTTTCTGAGTTCTCCTTAGGATATGCAAACCATATCAGATCATCACAAAAACTCAGCAGATAACTCCTGTTATGTAATGTAAAGTGTTCCAATTCAGCCTTTGTTTTTATAAAAATAAGTACAAACTCAGTTTTTATTGCAGTATTACTCTTATAAACGTGTATTTCTTTATTAAGATTTCTCTCCACCGATTCAAACTCCGGTGGCATATTAAAAATAACCATATTATTATTTGTTTTTGAATCTAACTTTTTTAATAAAGTTTCCATAAAGACCTCCTGTATATTGAAAACAACAGAATTTTATTTCTTCTTTTTAGGTTTTGCCTACTTTGCTTTGTCTGCTGCGTTATTTTTACTGATTACTCCCGAAACATATTCTATTTCTTCTGCTGTCATTCCTTTTCTAGGCATAAAAAATGTAATTCTTCCGATTAAATTAAAATAAAAACCGCTTTTTCTTTCATATATTTTATTAAATTCACTGTATTTTCTCATTGACTGCTTTGATTTATCTCCAAAAAAATAGAAATTTTTCAAATAGTTATCTGTCACTTGTGCTTTTATAACTCCGCTTTCTTTTTGTGCTTTTTTATATGAAAAAAAATATACTACCAGATAGACGAATATATTTATCCCCAAAGAGTAAATAACCGCAGGTATTGTATATTCTTTCAGTACACTTACCATTCCGGCACCTTCGCTTTTACGGTTCATCTCAAAGATTATATAAGCCCATATAACTCCCAGAGAAATTAGCAGTTTCATCTTTTCCATCTCAATTCTGCTGATAACATAGTCTTTAAATGACAGTTTCTTTATTTCTATATTCATACTCCCTCTTTCCATTCCTTATATATATTATTTTAAAATATCTCTATCTTCTAATTTTATTATATTTCCTCTAAAATATCAAATTTTTATTTTAGAATTCTTATACAAAAAAACACTCTGAATTGATTATATCAGACTGTTTCTCATTATATTACATTTTATTTATATATTTATCTCTTTGAATTTTGCAGTATTTTTTATATTTATCCGGATTTATTATTTTTTAATCATTTACTCACCAAATATACCAACACAGTAAAATAAATCCTGCTTATACATAAATCATCTTCACTGTCATTCCGCCGTCGACATTCAGATTTGTTCCTGTAATGAATCCTGCTTCCTGTCTTGTTAAGTAAAAACATGCCGCGGCAATGTCCTCAGGCTTCCCTACTCTTCCAGCGGGATGCTGTTTGTGGTCAGCTTCTGACAAAATATCTCCTTTTTGTCCGCCTTTTTTCCATCCTGATACATCTATCCATCCGGGACTAATACTATTTACCCTTATATTCTTTTCACTGAGAGAAACTGCCATAGAATGAGTCAAAGCTGTAATCCCTCCTTTTGATGCTGAATATGCTTCTGTTTCAGGCTCTGACATAAAAGCCCTTGTAGAAGATATGTTAACTATACTGCTTCCGGCTTTCATAAATGGTATACAATACTTGGAACACATGAATGTTCCTCTGAGATTTACACTTATTACCCTGTCAAATTCTTCCATACCTTCTCCAAAAATCCCGGCTTTCTTTGCATTGGCAATACCTGCATTATTAATTAATATATCTATTCTGCCATATTTTTTCACAGCTTCTTCAGCCAGATTTTTGCAATCTTCCTCTTTGGCAACATCTGTTTTAACGAATACTGCATTCCCGTTATTTTTTATTATGCAGTCCCGTGTTTCTTTACCTGCTTCACTGTCAATATCAGCAACAATCACAAATGCGCCGTCTTCCCCGTATTTTTCCGCTACTGCTCTTCCTATTCCTTCGCCTGCTCCGGTTACTATTACTACTTTTTTCCCAAAATTCATAAAGCACCTCTCAATAATAAAAAATATACAGAAAATCATTTAAATTTTCTTATTTATTCTATCACAAAAAAAATTCGTTTTCAATAATTACAGGCTTAATCACTCAGTTACTAGAACTCCTCTGCCAAGATTATTAAAACTCAGTTCACCCAGAAGTTCCAGATCTGAATTATCATCCATTGAAGCCTGAACATATTTTTTCCAAGTTTTTTTGTATTCCGACATTATTTTTTTCTGCTCTCCAGCATTTACTGCTGTTGCATAAGATTTATCCAAAGCCACCATTTCTTCTGCATATTTTTTTACATCAGGATTTTTGAAAGGAGGCACTTTATACTCTTGTACAGATGGTTTTTCCGGCTCTTTTTTCACTTCATCCTTATCTGCCGGTGTTCCCTGAACTCCCATACTTTCTGCAAAGTCCAAAAATTCCTTTTGTGTAAAAATCTTTGTAAAAATATTTCCCTTGCTGTTTCTGTCACTAGTATATATTGTATCTGGAAACGGAGTATGAATATCATATTTCCAGTTCTTAAGATTTTTATCTATTATCAGATCATTGGCTGTTCCAAACGGCCCTTCGTATTTTAATCCGTCTACAATTATGTCTTTTCCCATAGGTCTGAACGAATTCCCCGCTCCTTCTACTGCATAGGCCATGCTTACATAAATATAATCACTTCTTGTAGGATTAATTATTCCACCTTTTGAATCTGCATACACAATAAAAGAATACTCCTTGCCTTGCGAATCTGTTAATGTATGTTTCCCCGGTTTCAAATTCATTTTTTCATATTCACCGGCTCCCAGACTGTATTCCTTCCCGTCGATCTTCACATTAACTGCTGTATCTGTAGGATTATCCAAAATAAATACACTTTTTTTAAATGAACAGCTAAAAACCATAAACATTACAAATATTCCCATAAAAAACTTTTTCATAAATCTTATTCTCCTTCTCAGTATTATTTTTAACAGAAAAACAAAAAGGAATATCGCAATACTCCTTTTTTATTTATCTAAATTTTTGATTTTGCTGGTGTAAATAAATTATAATAATCTGCATACAATTCTTTTTCTATATTTATCATTTTTGCTTTTATTTCCAAAATTACTGCTTTTTTCTCTTCACTTGTCTTAACTGTTGCCGGCACAGACAATGGTGCCGTACCTGGTGCCACATCTTCTCTTCCGTCAGAATAATAAGTCACTTCTTTTATTGTTCCGTTTGGATTATAAGTAGTTACATTTCCTTCTTTTACACCGTTCACATACTCTATAGTAAGTGTAAGCTTCCCGTCTTCAGTATAATCTTTTGTTACCCCTGTTCCATTTACTAGTGTTGTCTCGTATAGTGCTTTTCCTTTGCCATCGTAAAAAACATACTTTCCTGTTATTCTTCCTCTATCATAATTTGATTCTGATTTTATTTTTCCATCTTGAAAATAAAAAATTACTTTTCCGTTTTTCTTACCGTCCTTTATATCCATTATAAACCATGGCTTACCTGTAGCACTTCTTGTAACTTCTATTTTCCCTGTGTATACACTTCCGTCTTTCTTCGTAAATGTATCAAAATTAGGGTTAAATATCTCCATGAATTCTTTATCTGTTCCCTTAAAGTTTTCAGAATATCCTACTAAACTCATAAAAAATATTCCTATAAACAGCATTACCTTTTTCATTTTTCCTCCTAATGTTTATTGCTCCATGAAAAATTAAAATTTTAAATTTTATCTCTTCATAACTATTGTTTATTCTATAATATTTTTTACATTTTGTAAACATATTTCTTACATTATTGTATTAAACCCTTATATATCAATATAACAATTTCCACTTATATTTTTTTAATTTATATGTTATGATTCATATAAATGAAGTTCCATTTTTCAGTTTACAGGGAGGTTTTTTATGAAAGAATTTTCTTTAACTTATTTATTCAGTCTATTATCTGTTTTTATCTCTTCAGCAACAACAATTTTTCTTAGCATTATTGCTTACAGACAAAATAAAAAACTTAATCTTCAAAAAGAAGAGCATGAAAAAAGTCTTTCCGCTCAAAAAAATGAATTTGACAAAGAGATTTCGAGATTAAACGGCAGTATCGAAAGAATGAATTTTGTGTATAAAACACAATTTGACACAGAGTTTGAGTTATATAAAAAAATATGGCTGGAAATTTCCAATATCACAAAATCTTTTCATAATATTCAGGATTACCTTACAGAATTAGATTCCGGCAGTATTGATCTGCCGAATACAACCACTGCTTTAAAGGATGAATATAATGTTCTAAAATCCTACAGTTCCTCATTTTCAGAAATAATAGACAAAAATCGTCCATTTTACTTTCAGGAACTA is part of the Sebaldella sp. S0638 genome and harbors:
- a CDS encoding HAD family phosphatase; the protein is MKKTLIIILFLQIFFLSVSDTKKSVLAEDQLPSWDSGIREKIVSYTDMVTDPKNPGFIPESERFAVFDNDGTLWAEQPVIEELFIIYYAKKMIEKDPSLKNKSPFNRMNDFYSNGKFVIKDRRVFDEIVGIVHEGMTNEEFQKTAEAFFRETKYPGLNVPLEKTVYQPQLELMNYLRKKGFKVYICSGGESDFMRVISEKYYGISKEQVIGSELVFEYNENTNVMIRRSKLYTDNNGRAKAVNIYQRLGRPAVFAVGNVRSGGDIYMLRYSQASKYPSFQLLIDHDDEKREFLYSESDNISLEWAKKYNWNVVSMKNDWKQIFPK
- a CDS encoding YcxB family protein produces the protein MNIEIKKLSFKDYVISRIEMEKMKLLISLGVIWAYIIFEMNRKSEGAGMVSVLKEYTIPAVIYSLGINIFVYLVVYFFSYKKAQKESGVIKAQVTDNYLKNFYFFGDKSKQSMRKYSEFNKIYERKSGFYFNLIGRITFFMPRKGMTAEEIEYVSGVISKNNAADKAK
- a CDS encoding glucose 1-dehydrogenase — its product is MNFGKKVVIVTGAGEGIGRAVAEKYGEDGAFVIVADIDSEAGKETRDCIIKNNGNAVFVKTDVAKEEDCKNLAEEAVKKYGRIDILINNAGIANAKKAGIFGEGMEEFDRVISVNLRGTFMCSKYCIPFMKAGSSIVNISSTRAFMSEPETEAYSASKGGITALTHSMAVSLSEKNIRVNSISPGWIDVSGWKKGGQKGDILSEADHKQHPAGRVGKPEDIAAACFYLTRQEAGFITGTNLNVDGGMTVKMIYV
- a CDS encoding toxin-antitoxin system YwqK family antitoxin; the encoded protein is MKKVMLFIGIFFMSLVGYSENFKGTDKEFMEIFNPNFDTFTKKDGSVYTGKIEVTRSATGKPWFIMDIKDGKKNGKVIFYFQDGKIKSESNYDRGRITGKYVFYDGKGKALYETTLVNGTGVTKDYTEDGKLTLTIEYVNGVKEGNVTTYNPNGTIKEVTYYSDGREDVAPGTAPLSVPATVKTSEEKKAVILEIKAKMINIEKELYADYYNLFTPAKSKI